One segment of Comamonas thiooxydans DNA contains the following:
- the garD gene encoding galactarate dehydratase, which yields MSTPAPLSITMHPADNVAIVANDGGLPAGTVLPSGLTLLDKVPQAHKVALMDIPEGGEVRRYNVIIGYALKPIAAGSWVHERLLQMPEARSLEGLPIATVKPPVLEPLAGYTFEGYRNADGSVGTRNILAITTTVQCVAGVLDFAVRRIKSELLPRYPHVDDVVGLEHSYGCGVAIDAVGAEIPQRTLRNISHNPNFGGEVMVVSLGCEKLQPERLLPPGSFPIVDEREPALDVVCLQDEAHVGFMSMIDSIMRQAEQHLRRLDARRRETVPASALVVGVQCGGSDAFSGVTANPAVGFCTDLLVGAGATVMFSEVTEVRDGIDQLTSRASSPEVAQAMIEEMAWYDAYLDKGRVDRSANTTPGNKKGGLSNIVEKAMGSIIKSGTAPITGVLSPGQRLADRGISSGLVYAATPASDFICGTLQLAAGMNLHVFTTGRGTPYGLAQVPVIKVATRSDLARRWHDLMDINAGRIADGEATIEDIGWEMFRLMLDVASGRKKTWAEHWQLHNALVLFNPAPVT from the coding sequence ATGAGTACCCCCGCTCCACTTTCAATCACCATGCATCCGGCCGACAACGTGGCCATTGTTGCCAACGACGGCGGCCTGCCTGCGGGCACCGTGCTGCCGTCCGGCCTCACGCTGCTTGACAAGGTTCCGCAGGCGCACAAGGTGGCGCTGATGGACATTCCCGAAGGCGGTGAGGTACGCCGCTACAACGTGATCATCGGCTATGCGCTCAAGCCCATTGCCGCCGGCAGCTGGGTGCACGAGCGCTTGCTGCAGATGCCCGAGGCACGCTCGCTGGAAGGCCTGCCCATCGCCACCGTCAAGCCGCCCGTGCTGGAGCCGCTGGCAGGCTATACCTTCGAGGGCTACCGCAATGCCGACGGCAGCGTGGGCACGCGCAACATCCTGGCCATCACCACCACGGTGCAGTGCGTGGCTGGGGTGCTCGACTTTGCCGTGCGCCGCATCAAGTCCGAGCTGCTGCCCCGATACCCCCATGTTGACGACGTGGTGGGCCTGGAGCACAGCTATGGCTGCGGCGTGGCCATCGATGCCGTGGGAGCCGAGATCCCGCAGCGCACGCTGCGCAATATCAGCCACAACCCGAACTTCGGCGGCGAGGTGATGGTGGTCAGCCTGGGCTGCGAGAAGCTGCAGCCCGAGCGGCTGCTGCCGCCGGGATCGTTTCCCATCGTCGATGAGCGAGAGCCTGCGCTGGACGTGGTCTGCCTGCAGGACGAGGCCCATGTGGGCTTTATGTCCATGATCGACTCCATCATGCGCCAGGCCGAGCAGCATCTGCGCCGCCTCGACGCCCGTCGCCGCGAGACCGTGCCCGCCAGCGCCCTGGTGGTGGGCGTGCAATGCGGGGGCAGCGACGCCTTCAGCGGCGTCACTGCCAACCCTGCCGTGGGCTTTTGCACCGACCTGCTGGTGGGCGCGGGCGCCACCGTGATGTTCAGCGAGGTGACCGAGGTGCGCGACGGCATAGACCAGCTCACCTCGCGCGCATCCAGCCCCGAGGTGGCCCAGGCCATGATCGAGGAGATGGCCTGGTACGACGCCTACCTGGACAAGGGCCGCGTGGACCGCAGCGCCAACACCACGCCCGGCAACAAGAAGGGCGGCCTGTCCAACATCGTCGAGAAGGCCATGGGCTCCATCATCAAGAGCGGCACGGCCCCCATCACGGGCGTGCTGTCGCCGGGCCAGCGGCTGGCCGACCGCGGCATCAGCAGCGGACTGGTCTATGCGGCCACGCCGGCCAGCGACTTCATCTGCGGCACGCTGCAATTGGCGGCGGGAATGAACCTGCATGTGTTCACCACGGGCCGGGGCACGCCTTACGGTCTGGCACAGGTGCCGGTGATCAAGGTGGCCACGCGCAGCGACCTGGCGCGACGCTGGCACGATCTGATGGATATCAACGCCGGACGCATTGCCGACGGCGAGGCCACGATCGAAGACATAGGCTGGGAAATGTTCAGGCTGATGCTCGATGTCGCCAGCGGCCGCAAAAAGACCTGGGCCGAGCATTGGCAGTTGCACAACGCGCTGGTGCTGTTCAACCCGGCCCCGGTGACCTGA
- a CDS encoding glucarate dehydratase family protein gives MSTSHQIRHIRITPIAFRDPPLLNAAGIHEPWALRSIIEIETASGLVGINESYGDQPMLDALAKAAPALVGLSPWALNEMEARVAALVTPPRLTASEFLGQQVSLAPGTHVSKTVAKVVSAFEVAMLDLQGQMTQAPIVDLLGGPARDRVPYSAYLFYKYAEHVGQPYAPDAWGEALAPAQLVAQARRMIDQYGFQSIKLKAGTLAPEQEAAGILALAEAFPGTPLRIDPNGNWSVETSLKIVQQLRGVLEYYEDPAPGLDGMAAVARECDVPLATNMVVTDFAEFRRNADMGCPVKIVLSDHHYWGGLRATQRLSTLCRTFDLGLSMHSNSHLGVSLVAMTHLCASVPLLTYACDTHYPWQDEEVVEGGRLQFEQGSLRVPTTPGLGVTLDREALARLHDNYLHCGIRNRDDLGQMRKYDPAFTGHQPRF, from the coding sequence ATGAGCACTTCTCACCAGATCCGCCACATCCGCATCACGCCGATTGCCTTCCGTGATCCGCCGCTGCTCAACGCCGCCGGCATTCATGAACCCTGGGCGCTGCGATCCATCATCGAGATCGAGACCGCTTCCGGCCTGGTCGGCATCAACGAGAGCTATGGCGACCAGCCCATGCTGGATGCGCTGGCCAAGGCCGCACCGGCCCTGGTCGGGCTCTCGCCCTGGGCGCTCAATGAAATGGAGGCCCGTGTCGCCGCCCTGGTCACTCCGCCCAGGCTCACGGCCTCGGAATTTCTGGGTCAGCAGGTCTCGCTGGCTCCTGGCACCCATGTCTCCAAGACCGTGGCCAAGGTGGTCAGCGCCTTCGAGGTCGCCATGCTGGACTTGCAGGGCCAGATGACCCAGGCCCCCATCGTCGACCTGCTGGGCGGACCCGCACGCGACCGCGTGCCCTACTCGGCCTATCTGTTCTACAAATACGCCGAGCATGTGGGCCAGCCCTATGCACCCGACGCCTGGGGCGAAGCCCTGGCGCCGGCCCAGCTCGTGGCCCAGGCCCGGCGCATGATCGACCAGTACGGCTTCCAGAGCATCAAGCTCAAGGCCGGCACGCTGGCGCCCGAGCAGGAGGCCGCCGGCATACTGGCGCTGGCCGAGGCCTTCCCGGGCACACCACTGCGCATTGACCCGAATGGCAACTGGAGCGTGGAGACCAGCCTGAAGATCGTGCAGCAGTTGCGCGGCGTGCTTGAGTATTACGAGGACCCAGCCCCGGGCCTGGACGGCATGGCCGCCGTGGCACGCGAGTGCGACGTGCCCCTGGCCACGAATATGGTGGTGACGGACTTTGCCGAGTTCCGCCGCAATGCCGACATGGGCTGCCCCGTGAAGATCGTGCTCAGCGACCACCATTACTGGGGCGGCCTGCGCGCCACACAGCGCCTGTCCACGCTGTGCCGCACCTTCGACCTGGGCCTGTCCATGCACAGCAACTCCCACCTGGGCGTGAGCCTGGTGGCCATGACACATCTGTGCGCCAGCGTGCCCCTGCTGACCTATGCCTGCGACACCCACTATCCATGGCAGGACGAGGAAGTCGTCGAAGGCGGTCGCCTGCAGTTCGAGCAGGGCAGCCTGCGCGTGCCCACCACGCCGGGCCTTGGCGTGACCCTGGACCGCGAGGCCCTGGCCCGCCTGCACGACAACTATCTGCATTGCGGCATCCGCAACCGCGACGACCTGGGGCAGATGCGCAAGTACGACCCCGCGTTCACCGGCCACCAGCCGCGCTTCTGA
- the kdgD gene encoding 5-dehydro-4-deoxyglucarate dehydratase, whose protein sequence is MTPQDLKDVMSSGLLSFPVTDFDAQGNFNAKGYAARLEWLAPYGASALFAAGGTGEYFSLYGEEYGQIIKTAVDTCRGKVPIIAGAGGPTRTAIAHAQEAERLGAHGILLMPHYLTEAGQEGLIAHVEQVCKSVKFGVIVYNRDRSRFTPESLAILAERCPNLVGFKDGLGNIETMSSIFMKMGDRFAYLGGLPTAEVYAAAYKALGTPVYSSAVFNFIPRTAMQFYEAVRTDDQATQHKLLKEFFMPYLKIRNRVEGYGVSIIKAGAKLVGHDAGPVRAPLTDLKPAEMEELKVLIDKLGPQ, encoded by the coding sequence ATGACACCCCAAGACCTCAAAGACGTGATGAGTTCCGGCCTGCTGTCCTTCCCCGTGACGGACTTCGACGCCCAGGGCAACTTCAATGCCAAGGGCTATGCGGCCCGCCTCGAATGGCTGGCACCCTACGGCGCCAGCGCGCTGTTCGCGGCAGGCGGCACGGGCGAATACTTCTCGCTGTACGGCGAGGAATATGGCCAGATCATCAAGACCGCAGTGGACACCTGCCGCGGCAAGGTGCCCATCATCGCCGGCGCCGGGGGCCCCACCCGCACCGCGATTGCCCATGCTCAAGAGGCCGAACGACTGGGCGCCCACGGCATTCTGCTGATGCCTCATTACCTGACCGAAGCCGGCCAGGAAGGCCTGATCGCCCATGTGGAGCAGGTCTGCAAGAGCGTGAAGTTCGGCGTCATCGTCTACAACCGCGACCGTTCGCGTTTCACGCCCGAATCCCTGGCCATCCTGGCCGAGCGCTGCCCCAACCTGGTGGGCTTCAAGGACGGCCTGGGCAATATCGAGACCATGTCCTCCATCTTCATGAAGATGGGTGATCGCTTCGCCTATCTGGGCGGACTGCCCACGGCCGAGGTCTATGCGGCCGCCTACAAGGCTCTGGGTACGCCCGTGTATTCCTCTGCCGTCTTCAACTTCATCCCCAGGACGGCGATGCAGTTCTATGAGGCCGTGCGCACCGACGACCAGGCCACGCAGCACAAGCTGCTCAAGGAATTCTTCATGCCCTATCTGAAGATCCGCAACCGCGTCGAAGGCTATGGCGTGAGCATCATCAAGGCCGGCGCCAAGCTGGTCGGCCACGATGCCGGTCCCGTGCGTGCGCCCCTGACAGACCTCAAGCCCGCCGAGATGGAGGAGCTCAAGGTCCTGATCGACAAGCTCGGCCCGCAATAA
- a CDS encoding acetyl-CoA hydrolase/transferase family protein: MKTSFTTASPADRVLCPVLRERIMTADQAAGLIQSGMTLGMSGFTPAGAPKAVPQALARRIEAQNANGGNFRISLWTGASTSPELDGALAKVHGIERRLPYQSDPTVRKEINEGRMQYVDIHLSHVAQHVWFGFLGHLDVAVIEVAGILPDGRLIPSTSVGNNKTWLEQADKIILEVNSAQPAELEGMHDIYYGAAVPPRRKPIPMAHPFDRIGEPYLHCDLSKVIAVVPTAQRDRLAAFTAPDEGSMRIAENIIDFLQHEVKVGRLPHELLPLQSGVGNIANAVLAGLNNGPFDHLNAYTEVLQDGMLDMLESGKLDTASTTSLALSPAAMERFLANIDYYRQRIMLRPQEISNHPELIRRMGLISMNALIEADMYGNVNSTHVMGSSIMNGIGGSGDFARNAYLSIFMTPSTAKDGKISCIVPMVSHVDHTEHDVQVIVTEQGLADLRGLAPVQRARLIIEKCVHPDYKVAMSEYLERALRDAPGKHTPHLLDQAYDWHQRYLKTGSMQA; this comes from the coding sequence ATGAAGACTTCCTTCACCACCGCTTCTCCTGCAGATCGTGTGCTTTGCCCTGTCTTGCGCGAACGCATCATGACGGCGGACCAGGCCGCCGGCCTGATTCAATCCGGCATGACACTGGGTATGAGCGGCTTCACTCCCGCAGGCGCACCCAAGGCCGTGCCTCAGGCATTGGCACGCAGGATCGAAGCGCAGAACGCCAATGGCGGCAACTTCCGCATCAGTCTGTGGACGGGAGCTTCGACCTCACCCGAACTCGATGGCGCACTGGCCAAGGTGCATGGCATCGAACGCCGTCTGCCCTATCAGTCGGACCCCACGGTGCGCAAAGAGATCAACGAGGGCCGCATGCAGTATGTGGACATCCACCTCTCACATGTGGCGCAGCATGTGTGGTTCGGCTTCCTCGGTCATCTTGACGTGGCGGTGATCGAGGTTGCGGGAATCTTGCCAGACGGTCGCCTGATTCCATCGACCTCGGTGGGCAACAACAAGACCTGGCTGGAGCAGGCCGACAAGATCATTCTCGAAGTCAACAGCGCCCAGCCTGCCGAGCTCGAGGGCATGCATGACATCTACTACGGCGCGGCCGTGCCGCCCAGACGCAAGCCCATCCCCATGGCGCATCCGTTCGACCGCATTGGCGAGCCCTATCTGCATTGCGATCTGAGCAAGGTGATTGCCGTGGTACCAACGGCCCAGCGCGACAGGCTGGCGGCGTTCACGGCACCCGATGAAGGCTCCATGCGCATTGCCGAGAACATCATCGACTTTTTGCAGCACGAGGTGAAAGTGGGCCGCCTGCCGCACGAGCTGCTGCCGCTGCAGTCGGGCGTTGGCAATATCGCCAACGCCGTGCTGGCGGGGCTGAACAATGGCCCGTTCGACCACCTGAACGCCTATACCGAGGTTCTGCAGGACGGCATGCTCGACATGCTGGAGTCGGGCAAGCTCGACACTGCATCGACCACTTCGCTGGCGTTGAGTCCGGCGGCCATGGAGCGCTTTCTGGCCAATATCGACTACTACCGCCAGCGCATCATGCTGCGCCCGCAGGAGATATCGAACCACCCGGAGCTGATCCGCCGCATGGGTTTGATTTCGATGAACGCGCTGATCGAGGCCGATATGTACGGCAACGTCAACAGCACGCATGTCATGGGCTCGTCCATCATGAACGGCATTGGCGGCAGCGGCGACTTTGCGCGCAACGCCTATCTGTCCATCTTCATGACGCCATCCACGGCCAAGGACGGCAAGATCAGCTGCATCGTGCCCATGGTCTCCCATGTCGATCACACCGAGCACGACGTGCAGGTCATCGTGACCGAGCAGGGCCTGGCCGATCTGCGCGGCCTGGCTCCGGTGCAGCGCGCACGTCTGATCATCGAAAAATGCGTGCACCCCGACTACAAGGTGGCGATGAGCGAGTATCTGGAGCGCGCGCTGCGCGACGCACCGGGCAAGCACACGCCACATTTGCTCGACCAGGCTTATGACTGGCATCAGCGCTATCTGAAGACGGGCTCCATGCAGGCCTGA
- a CDS encoding tripartite tricarboxylate transporter substrate binding protein, protein MVRRSHFLRSLLALAAGGLLSSTLLAADAWPSKPIRLVVPYPPGGSSDIIARSIGQLISQELKQTVVIDNKPGANGNLGAEFVARAPADGYTWLLCDLGALAISPSIYTKLSFDPSKALRGAAMLAYSPHMLVVHPSVQASNLKELVELSKKQDLNFAVTASGSAPHLAGVELARITGAKWVYVPYKGGVQSVQDTVAGQTQVLMNGMLATYPHVQSGKLKLLGISKNTRMPLIADVPTLAEQGAQGFASGTWQGVVLPAKTPEAVVQRVNQVLLAAIRSTEVRSRLTGQGAEVVTMTPAETDKFFNAERARWRTVVQAAQLQLD, encoded by the coding sequence ATGGTCCGACGCTCGCACTTTCTGCGCTCTCTGCTGGCCCTGGCAGCCGGCGGTTTGCTGTCGTCCACATTGCTGGCTGCCGATGCCTGGCCCAGCAAGCCCATCCGCCTGGTTGTTCCCTATCCGCCCGGCGGCAGCTCCGACATCATTGCGCGCTCCATCGGGCAACTGATCTCCCAGGAGCTCAAGCAGACCGTGGTGATCGACAACAAGCCCGGCGCCAATGGCAATCTGGGCGCTGAATTCGTAGCCCGCGCACCGGCCGACGGCTATACCTGGCTGCTCTGCGATCTCGGCGCACTGGCCATCTCTCCCTCGATCTATACCAAGCTCAGCTTCGACCCTTCCAAGGCGCTGCGCGGTGCGGCCATGCTGGCTTATTCGCCCCATATGCTGGTGGTGCATCCCTCCGTCCAGGCCAGCAATCTCAAGGAGCTGGTGGAGCTGTCCAAAAAGCAGGACCTGAACTTTGCCGTCACCGCATCGGGCAGTGCCCCCCATCTGGCTGGCGTGGAACTGGCCCGCATCACCGGCGCCAAATGGGTCTATGTGCCCTACAAGGGCGGTGTGCAGTCGGTGCAGGACACGGTGGCAGGTCAGACCCAGGTGCTGATGAACGGCATGCTGGCCACCTATCCGCATGTGCAAAGCGGCAAGCTCAAGCTGCTGGGCATTTCCAAGAACACCCGCATGCCGCTGATTGCCGATGTGCCGACGCTGGCGGAGCAGGGCGCACAGGGTTTTGCTTCGGGCACCTGGCAGGGCGTGGTGCTGCCCGCCAAGACGCCTGAAGCGGTGGTGCAGCGTGTGAACCAGGTGTTGCTCGCAGCCATCCGCTCCACCGAGGTCCGTTCCCGACTGACCGGCCAGGGTGCCGAGGTCGTCACGATGACGCCCGCCGAAACCGACAAGTTCTTCAACGCCGAGCGTGCGCGCTGGCGCACTGTGGTGCAAGCCGCCCAACTGCAGTTGGACTGA
- a CDS encoding FadR/GntR family transcriptional regulator has protein sequence MPLTEGYALRSKTSKGSRSLANLLSEEFEHKIRQGLLHEGDKLPTESELVRSYDVSRTVVREALSKLQAAGLVETRHGIGTFVLPARQSASPMLSARELSESVDVLAVLELRISLETEAAGLAAQRRSEAHLQVMSEALQEFEHHFALGHDTVEHDLAFHLSIAQATGNRYFQDILQHFGTLLIPRNRIASMHTPARDPDYLRRVNREHEEIYAAIVRQDADSARAAMRIHLTNSRERLRLAQRLSLSAES, from the coding sequence TTGCCGCTGACGGAGGGGTACGCGCTGCGCAGCAAAACCAGCAAGGGCAGCCGCAGTCTGGCGAATCTGTTGTCCGAGGAGTTCGAGCACAAGATCCGCCAGGGCCTGCTGCATGAGGGGGACAAGCTGCCCACCGAGTCCGAACTTGTGCGCAGCTATGACGTCAGCCGCACCGTGGTGCGCGAGGCGCTGTCCAAATTGCAGGCCGCAGGGCTGGTCGAGACCCGCCATGGCATAGGCACGTTTGTGCTGCCCGCGCGTCAGAGCGCAAGCCCCATGCTCAGCGCGCGCGAGCTCAGCGAGTCTGTCGATGTGCTGGCCGTGCTGGAGCTGCGCATCAGTCTGGAGACCGAGGCGGCCGGTCTGGCTGCCCAGCGCCGCAGCGAAGCCCATCTGCAGGTCATGAGCGAGGCTCTGCAGGAGTTCGAACATCATTTCGCCCTGGGGCACGACACCGTCGAGCATGATCTGGCCTTTCACCTGAGCATCGCGCAGGCCACAGGCAACCGGTACTTTCAGGACATCCTGCAGCATTTCGGAACTCTGCTGATTCCGCGCAATCGCATCGCCTCCATGCATACGCCGGCACGCGATCCCGACTATCTGCGTCGTGTGAACCGCGAGCATGAGGAGATCTATGCCGCCATCGTGCGCCAGGATGCCGATTCGGCCCGTGCCGCCATGCGCATCCATCTGACCAACTCGCGGGAGCGTTTGCGCCTGGCACAGCGTCTGAGCCTGAGCGCAGAGTCCTGA
- a CDS encoding tripartite tricarboxylate transporter substrate binding protein yields the protein MQRRTLIQHSLASALLLGTALVAMPAAAQGNWPTGKPITYLVPFPPGGNTDTLARVIAQPLSKALGTPVVIENKGGAGGSVGSALAARAPADGYTILGGTISSHAINVSLYSKLDYDPVKSFTPVAMLGSGPLVLVVPASSPYKTLADVLAGSKAKASSGGLTSASPGNGTSNHMALELLAYQTGVKFTHVPYKGSGPAVQDVMGGQVDMMFDTALVVGPHIQSGKLRPIAVSSSKRLESLPDVPTIAEAGEKGFDMGSWQAVFAPAGTPKPIVDRLHAEILKIVATPEVQARLKNFGMLPSNMTTVELADYQKAEVSKWAKVIKSAGIKAE from the coding sequence ATGCAACGCCGCACACTCATCCAACATTCCCTCGCCAGCGCCCTGCTGCTGGGCACGGCCCTGGTCGCCATGCCCGCCGCCGCGCAGGGCAACTGGCCCACGGGCAAGCCCATCACCTATCTGGTGCCCTTCCCCCCCGGCGGCAATACCGACACCCTGGCGCGCGTGATTGCGCAGCCGCTGAGCAAGGCTCTGGGCACGCCCGTGGTGATCGAGAACAAGGGCGGCGCCGGCGGCAGCGTGGGTTCGGCCCTGGCGGCACGCGCCCCGGCTGACGGTTACACCATTCTGGGCGGCACCATCAGCTCGCACGCCATCAATGTCAGCCTGTACTCCAAGCTGGACTACGACCCCGTCAAATCCTTCACGCCCGTCGCCATGCTCGGCTCCGGCCCTCTGGTGCTGGTAGTGCCTGCCTCCAGCCCCTACAAGACACTGGCTGACGTGCTGGCCGGCAGCAAGGCCAAGGCCTCGTCGGGCGGCCTGACCTCGGCCTCTCCGGGCAACGGCACCTCCAACCACATGGCGCTGGAACTGCTGGCCTACCAGACCGGCGTGAAGTTCACCCATGTTCCCTACAAGGGCAGCGGTCCCGCCGTGCAGGATGTCATGGGCGGACAGGTGGACATGATGTTCGACACCGCCCTGGTCGTCGGCCCGCACATCCAGTCCGGCAAGCTGCGCCCCATCGCCGTGAGCAGCTCCAAGCGCCTGGAATCGCTGCCCGATGTACCCACGATTGCCGAAGCCGGCGAGAAGGGTTTCGACATGGGCTCCTGGCAGGCCGTCTTCGCCCCTGCGGGCACGCCCAAGCCCATCGTGGACCGCCTGCATGCCGAAATCCTGAAGATCGTGGCCACGCCCGAAGTCCAGGCCCGCCTCAAGAACTTCGGCATGCTGCCATCCAACATGACGACCGTTGAGCTGGCCGACTACCAGAAGGCCGAAGTGAGCAAGTGGGCCAAGGTGATCAAGTCTGCTGGAATTAAAGCGGAATGA